Genomic segment of Pochonia chlamydosporia 170 chromosome 1, whole genome shotgun sequence:
CCGTCTACGGCGGCACCGTCTACAAACCTCCCTTCCACGCAATCTTCTACCTCCCCCAGCGACCATACCTCTCACGCGGCTCCCTCCGCCAGCAAATCATCTACCCCGACTCCCTGCGACAAATGCGCGCCCGCGGCGTCACCGACAGCGACCTCATGTCcatcctcaagctgctcgaacTCGAACACCTCGTGGAGCTATATCCCGAAGGATGGGACGCCGAAGCGGAATGGCGTGACGTACTGTCCGGTGGGCTGCAGCAGCGCGTCGCCATGGCACGGCTCTTCTACCACCGGCCCAAGTACGCTATTCTGGATGAGTGCACGTCCAGCGTTACGCTGGAGACCGAAAAGGTCATGTATGATAATGCCAAGGCCCTGGGCATCACGCTCATGACGGTTAGTCACAGGAGGAGTTTGTGGAAGTATCATACCCATATTTTGCAGTTTGACGGTCAGGGCAAGTATGTCTTTACGAAGCTGGATGCCGATaggaggttgaagttggaggatgagaaggaggagttggaggttAAGTTGCGGCAGGTTCctgagctggagaggaggttggaggagttgACGGCTGTATGAGTGGTTTGTGTGTGATGATGGGGCTTGGAATGTATATATCTGCATAGGGTGTAAAgtagatgttggtggctgtttGGAATAGAACGGCTGACTGCTTGTGTAGAAGCATATAAATACTACTTCATTGAATGGTAAGAGAGTGTTTGCATTATTAGTGACCTTTGCTTGATTCGTTGTCGAAATGTACACTTTGTATAGGGAGCTGTGCAAATGTCCGTCTCGTAATAGACATATTGCTCAATGAATTATTCCTGTCAATTAGACGACATGCGtgggaagagaaagaggcaAATCACAATTCTCCCTGAACCAACAAGATGGATCCAATCAGCAACAAGAGAATTTGCATTGCCCCTCTTGATTCAGCCTGTGTTGCATGTCCTCAGCGGCGGCTGGAGGATGaaggctccatgtccttcaTGTGGAAGCTGCATGCCCGCAAGAACGGCTCGAGGCGGAAGACTCCTAATAACTCATGAGTTTATTGGCCAAAGGCGTGGAAATGGACGAAAATAACTTTTTGTGGGATATTGTTGGGTTAGTACGAATATTGAAATAAATGGGAGAGAATGCTGGCCAACAGCATGGATGAGGTGATTGAGAATGTTGTTGCAATCCAATCAGACCGATTGCATAGAGTCTGGTACAGTGAATTGACAACAGGCGACGATGAGACCGGAGGTGTCTGCGggccaggtctggtctggtctggtgcttgacTGGGCCTACAGCGAGCGGTACAGCTGCCCCAGCGATTGGGCGTCAGTACACTAGCCGCCAGGCCCTTCCCGTCGGCCCAGGCCGTGGCCCAGGGGGGTGAACGCCTGCCCGTGCTGGAATTGAttgcaacattgaaagtggTCAAGTCCAACTGATGACTGGTATTGATCGGCTGAGCATGGCGACCTGCATGAGGTTTCATAAGCGACCCAGCGTTTAGAAGGTGCTTGGAACCTTGTAGCGGCAACAAATGCTAAAATCATGTTTCTGCCAAGGCAACATGTAAATCTTCAGAAAAGATCTCTGGCGTTAGAAGCGGCtacaaagaagaagctacAAGCACTTAGATTGTTGGTCGTGAAGACAAATACACGACCCATTTACTAGTATATATAGATTCAAATCTTCCTCTGTGCTCGTCCTCTgaacaaaacacaaaacatTTCTCATCATATTTTCTGTATCTTTTAAAAAAAATTCCTAGCTTTGAATAGCATCTTTGCTTTCATCAGAACCATGACAGCCCCCAACACTCTGTACATCACGCTGAAGTATCTCCGCACTGTCAACGGAGAAAACGACTATGTAAATCTACCCTTTCCTTCTTTGTGTCTCCTTTCTGACAAATGGTAGCACTGGGGCCTCTTGGCTACCGGAGATAAACCCCCCGCTGGCCATCTTTACCACGTCACCGACATTGGGCGTGAACCTCTTGATCTCTCCTGGGAAGTCCGCGAGATTCGCAACCCGACCAATTCGCAACCCGACCAAGCTCAGCACCATGGTCGCTTGTCTCAAAATTGCTAGCGCCCCAAGCATGCAGACGATGTGCAACATCACATCTCATATTCCTCTCCCGAATCCGCACTATCTCCCTCACGGCGCCGCCCAGGGGGGTAGTCGCATCTGGGTCAAGGAGGCTCTCGACCAACTCCATCGAAAGAAGGAAATAAATTTACCGGTTGATGTTGGTCAGTTTGCGATTTCTTTCCAAGGAAAGTAAAATATCGTGGCTAATGTCCATGTATACAGACAACATTGAGTGGTATTGCAAGGCTACTGCTGAACAGAACATCAAGGCTCCGGGCTCGCCTCAAATCTTGAACGATCTGACGTGGCTTGGCAAATCTCCCGATTCGTATGAGAGCGAGCACCAGGCCCATTATGGGTCTTCTCACATGGTCACTGAGACTCTCAGGCAATGCTACGAATTGAGTTGATCGCAGGCTGTGTGGTGCCTGCGCCGGAGGCTGGTTCTTCGGGTATCTGTTCCATCGTTTAGTTATGTTGTTAAATTTAGAAACGAACATGCGTAGAACAAGTTTATTGAATCATCACATGTCACAATTACAACTGTTGCTTTACTGTTCCTGCATTGTTCGTGAATCCCCCTGCATCATCACAGCTCTCACAGACCCATCACCCTGTTCACTTACACCCAGCATTCCCATATAATATTTGCCGCGCCCGCATTTGACTGCCTTAGGTACTTAAACATGACACATAAATCCCATGCAACACACGGTATTTCCATACGTTTCATACATTAGCTACTTTTCGGCGGCCAAGAGTCTGATTTAGCGCGCGGCAAACAGCCCCCATCCATGCGCATGAGATCGCGAGGCAGCCACCGCTGAATCCTGGCCCGTGCCCAAACGAAAGACTAGAAATATCCAGCtctttctcatcttctttccaACCTTTCAAACTCTCTActtacttcttcttcacacCTTTCCATTACCGGTAAACCTCTTCCACTACCGGTAATGGACTCATCTCCTCTCGCCACCATCCAAGTCTCCCCAGCCCAAGGCCAAAACCACACCCACACAGTCGTCTTCCTCCACGGCCGCGGCGACAACGCCCCCAAGTTCTGCTACTCACTCCAATACTCTCGTGACTCCCAGGGTCGCACTCTCGCCGACGCCTTCCCTACTTTCCGCTGGGTGTTTCCCCAAGCCCCCAATCGAAAATGCGCTAGCCAACCTGCCGTAGACTACAACCAGTGGTTCGACGTCTGGAACGTGGCCAACTTTGCGGAAAATGAGAACCTACAGGCAGAGGGACTGCGAGAAGTCGTGCCCAAGATTCgcaacatcttggccaaggaggcAGATGACCTTGGCGGAAGATGGGACAAGGTCATCCTGATGGGTATAAGCATGGGTTCGGCTACAAGCGTGCACACATTGTTCAACCTTGATATACCGACGGCGGAAAAACGACTCGGTGCTTTTATTGGCTTCAGTGGGCGTTGTCCGTTTGCTGGACAGACGCTGGAGCAGATACGCAAGACGGTTCAGGTGGATTCTTCGCCGGTGGGCAACGATGTTCTTAGGAATACGCCTATGCTGTTGGAGCACTGTGTGGACGAtccgttggtgttggtcgAGCTGGGTAGGAAGCAGCGCGAGATATTAAGAGGGTTTGGGGCGAATGTCGCGTGGAGGGAGTATCAGACTGGGGGTCATTGGTTCAATTCGCCGCATGGTAtggatgatgtggttgagtttTTGAAGGCAGTACTTTAGATTACGAAGATTAGACTGGTACGCAGAATGAGAATAGAGTAGTTAGACATAGTTAGGAAATCTAGAACATGCAGAGTGAATGCCACCTTCTCCGCTactatctatatatatacaGTCCTcaccacaaacctccatccaccatGGACAACATTAGCGATACGGTGCCAGGACCTCCAACGTCTCCCTCCATATCTGTGCCTGCAACCTCTTCCCCGTCTCATTCGTAACCAGTTCTCCAGGCCTAACATCGTCAGCTCAGTTCATCAAACATTCATGGCAAACATACTCCTTAAGACGATCATTATGAATCCACCTCCCGTGACTCTCCTCCCCCAAACAACTCGCATACACCAACGTCCTGGCCCCTTCCTCCGTCGTCTTACAAATCGTCATATGCACAGCCCCCAGCGCAGCCTTTTGCCAGAAACCATCAATATCCCGCTGCAGGTCCGACTTACACGCCCCCGGACAGCAATAATTAACAATAACATCGCACGATCCGTCCTTCAAAGTCGCTGTCTTGGCGATTTCTCTCGCCCCATACGTAATCAGTAGTTTTGACAGACCATACCGATGGCCCAGTCTGCCGAAATGTGTCTCCCCGTTTAATGTCTCCAGAATTTTTGGCGCGGTCTGCCAAGCCTCTCCCTCAGAAACGTACTGATGTCCGCGGGAACTGACGATTGTCAAGCGCGGTTTCCAGTCTTTTGTGGCGGACTGTTTCATTTTCGGGAGTAGGAGGAGTGCTAGCAGCATATTGGAAAGGTGATTCACCTGGATACTTTCTTCCCACCCGTCGTCTGTGCGAGAAAAGTGATTCTTTGCGACGGCGGCATTGAGAACCGCAATGTCAAGGGTGTTGAGTTCCTGTGTTGCTCGCTTCGCAAACGCCTGGACTGACGCAAAGCTCGAGAGGTCGAGCTTCCACACGTCAATGGAGCCGAGGGCTTTGTCTGGGGGGAAACTGGATAGGATTTGCCGCCGGGCTTCGTCGCCTTTGGATGGGGATCGCACGGCGAGGATGACGCGAGAGGCGCCGAGGCGGATGTAGTGCCGGGCGGCTTCGAGGCCGAGGCCGCTGCTGGCGccggtgacgatgatggttttgttggTGATTATGGCTGGGGAGAGGCATTGGAGGGAGGGTGCTGAGAAGCGGTTTTGGAGGAAGCCTAGGAGGACggacatgatggtgttgaggaagattGTGATGCGGAGGGTTTTGGGCAGGCAGGTGTTAGATGGTCGGGAGAGATGAGTTATCCTCGTGGCTTGGACATCATAACCATTTAAATAGACAATTCACAATGACGGACTATTGTCAATTTCTTCATTTATAGTACATCCATCCTTATTTCCGACATCTACGTTCCCAACATGACTTACACCTCCAATCAACCCCAAATAGTACTAGTCCCGTCATCAAGACAAGCCACCTTCCACCCACAATCCAGTCTTTTCCCAATTCGTACAAAGTctgtcatcaacaactcccAATCCATCCCAACTGCCGACCTCATCGCCCTCTCTCATCATCTTACAAACTCTTCAAACACAATGTCTTCCTTTCAGACGTTTCGGCTCGTGCGGACACAGGAGGTAAGTTTAAGTCCGTATCCATAGAGTCCAACTGACTCTTTCCAGGTCGAAGGGAAAGATACATGGGAGGGTATACATGACGCAAGAGAGAGGCGGAAGATGCAGAATAAGATAAATCAGAGGGCATTACGTACGGATTTTACCCTTTGTCTACAGTCCCAGCTAATAAGCTTAGGAAAACGGCGCCTTCTCAACGCGCAAGGACATAATCACCCCAAGTCACCACCAGTTACAAGGACAGCACCGTCAAGGGAATTAAACGTCTCGACTCTAGCCAAAGTAGTAGCCTCTTCCGTCACGCCCACATACTTCCCTCTCACACCGgaccaccacctcctgcACGTCGTATCACTCAACATCATTCGTGCCGTACTTACAAACTATCTCATTGTCACGTCTGTGCCCCTATCCACAA
This window contains:
- a CDS encoding NAD-P-binding protein (similar to Stereum hirsutum FP-91666 SS1 XP_007297999.1), encoding MSVLLGFLQNRFSAPSLQCLSPAIITNKTIIVTGASSGLGLEAARHYIRLGASRVILAVRSPSKGDEARRQILSSFPPDKALGSIDVWKLDLSSFASVQAFAKRATQELNTLDIAVLNAAVAKNHFSRTDDGWEESIQVNHLSNMLLALLLLPKMKQSATKDWKPRLTIVSSRGHQYVSEGEAWQTAPKILETLNGETHFGRLGHRYGLSKLLITYGAREIAKTATLKDGSCDVIVNYCCPGACKSDLQRDIDGFWQKAALGAVHMTICKTTEEGARTLVYASCLGEESHGRWIHNDRLKEPGELVTNETGKRLQAQIWRETLEVLAPYR
- a CDS encoding phospholipase/carboxylesterase (similar to Cordyceps militaris CM01 XP_006672200.1) → MDSSPLATIQVSPAQGQNHTHTVVFLHGRGDNAPKFCYSLQYSRDSQGRTLADAFPTFRWVFPQAPNRKCASQPAVDYNQWFDVWNVANFAENENLQAEGLREVVPKIRNILAKEADDLGGRWDKVILMGISMGSATSVHTLFNLDIPTAEKRLGAFIGFSGRCPFAGQTLEQIRKTVQVDSSPVGNDVLRNTPMLLEHCVDDPLVLVELGRKQREILRGFGANVAWREYQTGGHWFNSPHGMDDVVEFLKAVL